One Zerene cesonia ecotype Mississippi chromosome 25, Zerene_cesonia_1.1, whole genome shotgun sequence DNA window includes the following coding sequences:
- the LOC119836722 gene encoding uncharacterized protein LOC119836722 produces MPTVTNNSEDKAYKSAMTSDQESCSDEEPDSEMLSDDLCLPDSDDDRQCNRTTQNLAEDMPTLNSCLLRPPRKLFTNCRERWRQQNVSGAFAELRRLVPTYPHDKKLSKNEILRMAIRYIGLLCEVLEWQKNHGLLTNKENSGLAIKCESPLSPLSRRLRLKRPYEETRRPDDAEYSRFGNEENEEFKMRTHYNKTFFFGKDLKVLRSQYYLQTKWRQIPFRNLTGERNGSNLLMIAPAKEDDINSKDKNDAKDSGK; encoded by the exons ATGCCCACCGTGACAAATAATAGTGAGGATAAAG CGTACAAGAGCGCTATGACGTCAGACCAAGAGTCTTGTTCGGATGAGGAGCCAGACAGCGAGATGCTGAGCGATGATCTGTGCCTGCCCGATAGTGACGATGACAGGCAGTGCAACAGGACTACGCAG AATCTCGCAGAGGACATGCCAACTCTGAACTCGTGTCTCCTCCGGCCACCCCGTAAGCTCTTCACCAACTGCAGGGAGCGCTGGCGGCAGCAGAACGTCAGCGGGGCTTTCGCAGAGCTTCGGAGGCTGGTGCCAACGTACCCTCATGATAAGAAGCTGTCCAAGAATGAGATACTTCGGATGGCTATCAG GTATATAGGCTTACTTTGCGAAGTACTGGAGTGGCAAAAGAACCACGGTCTACTCACGAACAAGGAGAATTCCGGTCTCGCAATCAAATGCGAATCTCCGTTAAGCCCTTTGTCCCGTCGGCTCCGTCTGAAAAGACCATACGAAGAAACCAGACGACCAGATGACGCAGAATATTCGAGATTCGGGAATGAAGAAAACGAAGAATTCAAAATGAGAacgcattataataaaacctttttcttTGGTAAAGATTTGAAGGTTTTACGCAGCCAGTATTATTTGCAGACGAAATGGAGGCAAATACCGTTCAGGAATTTGACAGGGGAAAGGAATGGTAGTAATTTACTGATGATAGCGCCAGCTAAGGAAGACGATATTAATAGTAAGGATAAAAACGACGCAAAGGACAGTGGAAAGTAG
- the LOC119836637 gene encoding juvenile hormone epoxide hydrolase-like, producing the protein MMFRLILLTILIGVAAPILYVYFQSPPPLPEIDLEEWWGPKLDKSKYNDAIVPFQVQFSNSIVKDIKDRLRGRNPLTPPLEGIAFEYGFNSKQLESWLKYWAEEYPFSDREKYINQYKHFKTNIQGLDVHFVRVTPKVPPGKEVVPLLLLHGWPGCFLEFYDAIPLLTAVNKDRDFEVELIIPSLPGYGFSSGAARPGFGSDKMAVVMRNLMSRLGYKKYYVQGGDAGAIVGSVMATFFPKEVLGYHTNFALLTSPWSTMVRLLGAIYPPLVVDSDIADRMYPLGTHFSNVLQEMGYSHLQATKPDTIGTVLAYSPSGLVAYILEKFSTWTKPEYRSRPDGGLTHYKKEKLIDNVMIFWVSRCMTTSMRLYSETMNKRFLGLGLDQIPTQVPTSVIQAKYELFYEPAWILKSKYPNLVKATVLDHGGHFFAMELPDVFAEDVLTAIASFRNWHKDNRTEL; encoded by the exons atg ATGTTTCGCTTGATACTCCTTACTATCCTAATTGGTGTCGCTGCACCAATACTATACGTCTACTTCCAAAGCCCCCCTCCGTTACCAGAAATCGACCTGGAAGAGTGGTGGGGGCCCAAGCTAGACAAATCTAAGTACAACGACGCTATTGTACCTTTTCAAGTGCAGTTCAGTAATTCG atcGTCAAAGATATCAAGGATCGTCTAAGAGGCCGCAATCCGCTGACTCCGCCGTTAGAAGGGATAGCTTTCGAATATGGCTTTAATAGCAAGCAGCTAGAGTCGTGGCTGAAGTACTGGGCGGAGGAGTATCCATTCAG CGAtcgtgaaaaatatattaaccaatataaacatttcaagaCTAACATTCAAGGATTAGATGTTCACTTCGTCAGAGTAACGCCAAAG GTCCCTCCAGGTAAGGAGGTGGTACCACTACTGCTACTGCACGGATGGCCAGGGTGCTTCCTGGAGTTCTATGATGCTATACCGCTGCTCACTGCTGTGAATAAGGACAGGGATTTCGAAGTCGAGCTGATTATACCCAGCCTGCCTGGTTATGGGTTTTCAAGt GGTGCAGCCCGGCCTGGTTTTGGATCTGATAAGATGGCTGTTGTAATGAGAAACCTGATGTCTAGACTCGGTTACAAGAAGTACTACGTGCAAGGTGGAGATGCAGGCGCCATTGTTGGCAGTGTTATGGCTACCTTCTTTCCAAAG GAAGTGCTTGGCTATCACACAAATTTTGCTCTTCTGACATCTCCATGGTCGACGATGGTTCGTCTATTGGGCGCGATATATCCTCCCCTAGTAGTCGATTCCGATATTGCCGACAGGATGTATCCTCTGGGGACACACTTTAGTAACGTTTTGCAGGAAATGGGTTATTCCCATTTGCAGGCTACTAAACCAGATACTATTG GCACGGTCCTAGCCTACTCTCCATCAGGATTAGTAGCGTATATTCTAGAAAAATTCTCCACTTGGACTAAACCGGAGTACCGCTCGCGGCCCGACGGCGGTCTCACGCACTACAAGAAAGAGAAGCTCATTGATAATGTAATGATCTTCTGGGTGTCTCGTTGTATGACGACATCTATGAGACTGTATTCGGAGACGATGAACAAGCGGTTCCTTGGGTTGGGACTCGATCA AATACCAACACAAGTCCCGACCAGCGTTATCCAGGCGAAGTATGAATTATTCTACGAACCGGCTTGGATCTTGAAGTCTAAGTATCCCAACCTTGTAAAGGCCACCGTCCTTGATCACGGTGGTCACTTCTTTGCTATGGAATTACCTGATGTATTTGCTGAGGATGTTTTGACAGCGATTGCTTCGTTCAGGAATTGGCATAAGGATAATAGAACCGagttgtaa